In the genome of Streptomyces sp. NBC_00259, the window CCGTCACGAGCAGGGCGCCGGCCACGCCGCCACGGGCTACGCGCAGGCCACCGGCAGGGTCGGCGTGTGCATGGCCACCTCGGGTCCCGGCGCCACCAACCTGGTCACGCCGATCGCCGACGCCCACATGGACTCCGTCCCGCTGGTCGCGATCACCGGCCAGGTCGCGAGCAAGGCCATCGGCACGGACGCCTTCCAGGAGGCGGACATCTGCGGCATCACGATGCCGATCACCAAGCACAACTTCCTGGTCACCAAGGCCGAGGACATCCCGCGGACGATCGCCGAGGCCTTCCACATCGCCTCCACCGGCCGCCCCGGACCTGTCCTGGTCGACATCGCCAAGGACGCCCTCCAGGCGCAGACCACCTTCAGCTGGCCCCCGGTGACCGAGCTGCCGGGCTACCGGCCGGTCACCAAGCCGCACGCGAAGCAGATCCGCGAGGCCGCCAAGCTGATCACCCAGGCCAAGCGCCCGGTGCTGTACGTCGGCGGCGGCGTGCTCAAGGCCAATGCCACCGCCGAGCTGAAGGTCCTCGCCGAACTCACCAACGCCCCCGTCACCACCACCCTGATGGCGCTGGGCGCGTTCCCCGACAGCCACCCGCTGCACGTGGGAATGCCGGGCATGCACGGTGCGGTCGCCGCCGTCACCGCGCTGCAGAAGGCCGACCTGATCGTCGCCCTCGGTGCCCGCTTCGACGACCGGGTCACCGGAAAGCTGGACAGCTTCGCCCCGTACGCCAAGATCGTCCACGCCGACATCGACCCGGCCGAGATCGGCAAGAACCGCGCCGCGGACGTCCCGATCGTCGGGGACGCCCGCGAGGTCATCGCCGACCTGGTCCAGGCCGTCCAGGCCGAGTACAGCGAGGGCAACGCCGGGGACTACAGCGCCTGGTGGCAGGACCTCAACCGCTGGCGCGAGACCTACCCCCTCGGCTACGACCTGCCGGACGACGGCAGCCTCTCGCCGCAGCAGGTCATCCAGCGCATCGGCCAGCTCGCCCCCGAGGGCACCATCTACGCGGCCGGCGTCGGCCAGCACCAGATGTGGGCCGCCCACTTCATCGACTACGAGAAGCCGGCCACCTGGCTGAACTCCGGCGGCGCCGGGACCATGGGCTACGCCGTCCCGGCCGCCATGGGCGCCAAGGCCGGAATGCCGGACCGCACCGTCTGGGCGATCGACGGCGACGGCTGCTTCCAGATGACCAACCAGGAACTGGTCACCTGCGCGCTGAACGGCATCCCGATCAAGGTCGGGATCATCAACAACGGTGCGCTGGGCATGGTCCGCCAGTGGCAGACGCTGTTCTACAACGAGCGCTACTCCAGCACCGTCCTGCACTCCGACGAGACCGGCCACCGCACGACCGGCTCCCAGGTCGGCGCCAGCCAGACGCCCCGCAAGGGCACCCGCGTCCCGGACTTCGTGAAGCTGGCCGAGGCCATGGGCTGTGTCGCCCTGCGCTGTGAGGACCCGGCCGATCTGGACAAGGTCATCGCCGAGGCCAACGCGATCAACGACCGCCCGGTCGTGGTCGACTTCATCGTCCACGAGGACGCCATGGTGTGGCCGATGGTCGCCGCCGGCACCTCCAACGACGAGGTCCTGGCCGCACGGGGCGTCCGCCCCGACTTCGGCGACAACGAAGACGACTGAGCGAGAGAGAGACACCCCGACCATGTCCAAGCACACGCTCTCCGTCCTGGTGGAGAACACCCCGGGCATCCTGGCCAGGATCGCCGCCCTGTTCTCCCGTCGCGGCTTCAACATCGACTCGCTCGCCGTCGGCGTCACCGAGCACCCCGACATCTCCCGCATCACGATCGTGGTCAATGTCGAGGACCTGCCGCTGGAGCAGGTGACCAAGCAGCTCAACAAGCTGGTCAACGTCCTGAAGATCGTCGAACTCGAGCCCAGCGCCGCGATCCAGCGCGAGCTCGTCCTGGTGAAGGTCCGTGCCGACAACGAGACCCGCTCCCAGATCGTCGAGATCGTCCAGCTCTTCCGCGCCAAGACCGTCGACGTCTCGCCCGAGGCCGTCACCATCGAGGCCACCGGATCGAGTGACAAGCTCGACGCCATGCTGAAGATGCTGGAGCAGTTCGGCATCAAGGAACTCGTCCAGTCCGGCACGATCGCCATAGGGCGTGGCGCCCGTTCCATCACGGACCGCAGCCTGCGCGCCCTCGACCGCAGCGCCTGACCCGGCACGCCTGACCCGGCACGCCTGACCCGGCCCGCCCGGCCGGCGCGCCACCCGGGCGGTGCCACCGGACGGTGCGACCAGCACCCGGTCGCACCGCCCGGATGGCGAGACCAGAAGACCCCCTCATCCCTCCCCGCCGTACGGTGGGATGCAACACCAGCACACCCAAGGAGAAACCCAGTGGCCGAGCTGTTCTACGACGACGACGCCGACCTGTCCATCATCCAGGGCCGCAAGGTCGCGGTCATCGGCTACGGCAGCCAGGGCCACGCCCACGCGCTGTCGCTGCGTGACTCCGGTGTGGACGTCCGCGTCGGTCTGCACGAGGGGTCCAAGTCCAAGGCCAAGGCCGAGGAGCAGGGCCTGCGCGTGGTGACGCCGTCGGAGGCCGCCGCCGAGGCCGACGTCATCATGATCCTGGTCCCGGACCCGATCCAGGCCCAGGTGTACGAGGAGTCCATCAAGGACAACCTGAAGGACGGCGACGCCCTCTTCTTCGGTCACGGCCTGAACATCCGGTACGGCTTCATCAAGCCCCCCGCCGGTGTGGACGTCGCGCTCGTCGCCCCCAAGGGCCCGGGTCACCTGGTGCGCCGTCAGTACGAGGAGGGCCGCGGCGTTCCGTGCATCGCCGGTGTCGAGCAGGACGCGACGGGCAACGCCTTCGCGCTGGCGCTCTCGTACGCCAAGGGCATCGGCGGCACCCGCGCCGGCGTCATCAAGACCACCTTCACCGAGGAGACCGAGACCGACCTGTTCGGTGAGCAGGCCGTCCTGTGCGGTGGCACCTCCGCGCTGGTCAAGGCGGGCTTCGAGACCCTGGTCGAGGCCGGCTACCAGCCCGAGATCGCGTACTTCGAGTGCCTGCACGAGCTGAAGCTGATCGTGGACCTCATGTACGAGGGCGGCCTGGAGAAGATGCGCTGGTCGGTCTCCGAGACCGCCGAGTGGGGCGACTACGTCACCGGCCCGCGGATCATCACGGACCAGACCAAGGCCGAGATGAAGAAGGTCCTCGCCGAGATCCAGGACGGCACGTTCGCCAAGAACTGGATGGACGAGTACCACGGCGGTCTGAAGAAGTACAACGAGTACAAGACGCAGGACGAGAACCACCTCCTGGAGACCACGGGCAAGGAGCTGCGCAAGCTCATGAGCTGGGTCGACAACGAGGAGGCGTAAGCCCCGGTGCGGCGGGTCCTTCGGGGCCCGCCGCACGTCGTTCGGACGGTCCCCGGATCCGTCCCCCTGGAGCCCGCGCGGTTCAGGAACCGCCGTTGGACACCAAGTCCAACCCGGACGGGTGATCCTTCCGCCAAGGCGGAGAACCAGCCGCTCAGCACCACTAGAGTGGTCAGTACATACGCGTCAGGTCAGGCCCACAGCGTCGTGCGTCTTCCACGCGGCTAGCCCCTCCACCGCCAGCGGCCGTCGGGACGGCCGTCCGCATTGGACCAGTGAGGACTCACGTGAGCACTGCGCCCCGTAAACCCGTTGTACTCATTGCCGAAGAGCTGTCGCCCGCCACCGTGGACGCGCTCGGCCCGGACTTCGAGATCCGGCACTGCAACGGCGCGGACCGCGCCGAGCTGATCCCTGCCATCGCCGATGTCGACGCGATCCTGGTCCGCTCCGCCACCAAGGTCGACGCCGAGGCGATCGCCGCCGCCAAGAAGCTCAGGGTCGTCGCCCGCGCCGGTGTCGGACTGGACAACGTGGACGTCTCCTCCGCCACCAAGGCCGGCGTGATGGTCGTCAACGCGCCGACGTCCAACATCGTGACCGCCGCCGAGCTCGCCTGCGGTCTGCTCGTCGCCACCGCGCGCAACATCCCGCAGGCCAACACCGCGCTGAAGAACGGCGAGTGGAAGCGCTCCAAGTACACCGGCGTGGAGCTCAGCGAGAAGACCCTCGGTGTCGTCGGCCTCGGCCGGATCGGTGTGCTGGTCGCCCAGCGGATGTCCGCCTTCGGGATGAAGATCGTCGCGTACGACCCCTACGTACAGCCCGCGCGTGCCGCGCAGATGGGCGTCAAGCTGCTGACGCTGGACGAGCTGCTGGAGGTCTCGGACTTCATCACCGTCCACCTCCCCAAGACGCCCGAGACGCTCGGCCTGATCGGTGACGAGGCGCTGCACAAGGTCAAGCCGACCGTCCGCATCGTCAACGCCGCGCGCGGCGGGATCGTCGACGAGGAGGCGCTGTACTCGGCGCTCAAGGAGGGCCGGGTCGCGGGCGCGGGCCTCGACGTGTACGCGAAGGAGCCGTGCACCGACTCCCCGCTGTTCCAGTTCGACCAGGTCGTCTGCACCCCGCACCTCGGCGCTTCCACCGACGAGGCCCAGGAGAAGGCCGGTATCTCGGTCGCCACGTCGGTACGTCTCGCGCTCGCCGGTGAGCTGGTCCCGGACGCGGTCAACGTCCAGGGCGGAGTCATCGCCGAGGACGTGCGCCCGGGTCTGCCGCTCGCCGAGAAGCTCGGCCGGATCTTCACCGCGCTGGCGGGCGAGGTCGCGGTCCGTCTCGACGTCGAGGTCTACGGCGAGATCACCCAGCACGATGTGAAGGTGCTCGAACTGTCCGCGCTGAAGGGCGTGTTCGAGGACGTGATCGACGAGACCGTGTCGTACGTGAACGCGCCGCTGTTCGCGCAGGAGCGCGGTGTCGAGGTCCGTCTCACCACCAGCTCCGAGTCCCCGGACCACCGCAATGTGGTGACCGTGCGCGGCACGCTCTCCGACGGCGAGGAGGTCGCGGTCTCCGGCACGCTGGCCGGGCCCAAGCACCTGCAGAAGATCGTCGCCGTGGGTGACTACGACATCGACCTGGCGCTGGCCGACCACATGGTCGTGGCGCGCTACGAGGACCGCCCGGGTGTCGTCGGCACGGTCGGCCGGATCCTCGGCGAGGCCGGGCTCAACATCGCGGGCATGCAGGTCGCGCGGCAGGAGGAGGGCGGCGAGGCGCTGGTCGTGCTGACCGTCGACGACACCGTGCCGCAGCCCGTGCTGAACGAGATCGCCGAGGAGATCGGTGCGACGTCGGCCCGTTCGGTGAATCTGACCGACTGACGCCGGGGTCTCGGCCCGTCGACACCCGTACCCACCCCGTGAACGCTTCTGTGCTGGGCGCGTTCGAGGGGTGGGTACGCCGCGTTCAGAGGCCCTGAGGGCGATCATGGTGTGGCCGGCGCCGGGAACGGCCCCGCACATGACGTGCGGGGCCGGCTGGGCGGGGGTGTTCAGCAGCCCATGGCCCAGGTGTGGGAGTCGCCGTTGTCGTTGGCCGCACCGTTGTAGTTGACCTCCTGGCCCGGAGCCAGACAGATCGTCATGTGCCCGCCCAGATTGGCACTTGAGTACACCTTGACGTGGTCCTTGATGCCGGGGCCGGAGATGCCGTGGTTCGCCCACGAGGAGTCCTCGTCGGCGATCCAGCTCTCCCACCAGTGGTCGTCGCCCGACCAGTTGGCGCGCTGTCCGCTGAAGTCCGCGTTCTCCCAGGTGCAGAACTCCCCGCTCGGGCAGTCGGCGGCCCCGGCCGGCGAGGCGGCCGCGGCGAGAGCGCCGGCGAGCAGAAGGACGGCGGTCGCGGCGGAGGCGAGGGTGCGCTTCACGGTCATGGAGTGGGAAAGCCTTTCTCTGTGGTGTTCCTCTGGAGATGCGCGGAGGAGAGCTCCGCCGCGCGATGCAGTGCGCGGGTGCGCAGCCGCGTATAGGCGTCCAGCTGGTCGCGCCGCAGGGCGCGGACCTCGGCCAGCCGGGCGGGTTCGAGCCGGGCCTCCACGTCGGCCAACCCGCTCTCCCGCGCGCAGTGGCCGGCGGTGGACGACGCGGTGCAGCGGGTGAACCGCGCGAGGGCGGCGCGATGGGCCGGATCGGTCCGCATCCGCGCCCCGGCCTCCGTACGCACGTTGTTGTAGGTCACCTGAGCCCGGAACCAGCGGCGCTGGTCGCCGTAGAGGGCGCGCTGGGCGGAGGCCAGACAGCCGTCGGTGTGGGCGCTGACGGTGTGGCCGCCGGGGAGGGTGAGGGACAGCTCGGCCGGGCCGGTGCCGAAGAGGGCCGCCTGGAGCCGCCTGCCCTCGGCGGGGGACGCGGGTCTCGGGCCGGTGGTGCTCAGCCCCTGGTCGGCCAGGCAGCGGGACACCAGAACCTGCTGGGCGGACCGGATGAGGTCGTCCCTGGCCCGCTCGGTCGTGGGCAGGGCGGGCCCGGAGGGCCCCGTGGCACAGCCCGACAGGCCCGACAGGACGAGCGCCGCGGTGACGGCGCCCGCCGTGCGGAGAGCGCTCACGGGTCAGCCGGCCTCGCAGCCCTGGTTCGTGTCGGCGACCCCGTCGATCCGGGAGCCCCAGGACCAGTTGTCGCTGTAGTCGTACGCGCGGATCAGCCGGGCGTAGCAGGTGCCGCGGGCCCAGTCGATCGCGTACACGTCGCGGTTGAGGTCCGAGCGGAAGGACACCGCCTTGTCGTGCAGGAACTCGGGAACGTCCGCATAGCCCGGTGGGCCGTAGCACCATCCGGTGCCGTGCTGTCCGGCCCCGGTCCAGAAGCACACCTGCCCGGGGGCGTGCGCGGCCGGGGGCCCGGCGGCGTGCGCGGCCGCGGCCGGGGCGGGGAGGAGCGCCGGGACGAGGGCGGCGAGGGCGGCGGCTGCGGGCATGGCGAGTCTGCGGAGCATGACGACTCCCGGTGTGCGGTGGAGGAGGTCCCCGTCCAAGGGCGACGGGGGTGCGATGGACGCGATCAAGCTGCCCTGCCCCGATCACCGCCATGCGTCATTCACCCGAAGGGGTACGCGACCGCCGGAAGGAGCGTTTCTGCAGGTCACGGGCTCAGAGACGTACGGCCTTCAGCGCCATGTGCAGCAGCAGCCGGTCCTCGCCCTCGTCCAGATCGAGGCCAGTGAGCTGCTCGACCCGGGAGAGCCGGTAGTAGAGGGTCTGGCGGTGGATGCCGAGGGCGGAGGCGGCGCGGCCCGCCTGGCCCGCACAGTCGAGGAACACCTCTGCCGTGCGGGCGAGTTCGGCATGGGCCGGGCCGAGCAGGGGGGCGGTCGCGGGGTCCGGCGAGGGCGCCGGAGGGAGCGCGGTGAGCAGCCGGTACGGGCCGATCGACGCCCAGTCGGCGATCGGCCCGAGCCGGGGCTCGGCCCGAGCGGCGCGGGCGGCGGAGGCGGCCTCGCGCCATGAGGTGCTGAGATCACCGATGCCGCGCCGGGGGAGTGCGATGCCCGCGACGGCGGGCCCTGCGGATGCGGACCCCGCGGACCCCGTGGTGCCGGACAGCCGGCCGGCCGCGGTCACGGCGGGAGCGAGCACATCGGTGGCGCGCAGCCGCACGAGCACGGCGAGCGCATGGCCGCCGTCCTCGGTGTCGGACGGCTGCGCTTCGGCGGCCCTCGCGCCGCTGTGGTTGCCCGCCCGGGACGCGCCCGTCCCCGTCCCCCCTCCTGCCGCCTCCCCGCCGGAGGCCCCACGACCGGTCCTGCCGCCGTGCCCGGTCGCGCCCGGGCCCGTCGCCTCGCCGCCCGGCTGCCTGCGACCGGCCGCGCCGCCGCCCGTACCGGACCTGGTGTCACCCGGAGAGCCGTACGCAACGGCGGCCGTCGGCCACAGCCACGGAACCGTGCACAGCGCCGACGCCCCCGCGACCGTGCGCGCCGACGGGGCCTCACCGGACGGCCACGGCGCCACGCACACCACCGCGTGCAGCCCGTCCGCGTCCGGGCCCAGCGCCG includes:
- a CDS encoding acetolactate synthase large subunit; the protein is MPMTEQATGAHHPQPRARTGGQTTVTTEHVTGAQSLIRSLEEVGAETVFGIPGGAILPAYDPLMDSSRVRHILVRHEQGAGHAATGYAQATGRVGVCMATSGPGATNLVTPIADAHMDSVPLVAITGQVASKAIGTDAFQEADICGITMPITKHNFLVTKAEDIPRTIAEAFHIASTGRPGPVLVDIAKDALQAQTTFSWPPVTELPGYRPVTKPHAKQIREAAKLITQAKRPVLYVGGGVLKANATAELKVLAELTNAPVTTTLMALGAFPDSHPLHVGMPGMHGAVAAVTALQKADLIVALGARFDDRVTGKLDSFAPYAKIVHADIDPAEIGKNRAADVPIVGDAREVIADLVQAVQAEYSEGNAGDYSAWWQDLNRWRETYPLGYDLPDDGSLSPQQVIQRIGQLAPEGTIYAAGVGQHQMWAAHFIDYEKPATWLNSGGAGTMGYAVPAAMGAKAGMPDRTVWAIDGDGCFQMTNQELVTCALNGIPIKVGIINNGALGMVRQWQTLFYNERYSSTVLHSDETGHRTTGSQVGASQTPRKGTRVPDFVKLAEAMGCVALRCEDPADLDKVIAEANAINDRPVVVDFIVHEDAMVWPMVAAGTSNDEVLAARGVRPDFGDNEDD
- the ilvN gene encoding acetolactate synthase small subunit, which gives rise to MSKHTLSVLVENTPGILARIAALFSRRGFNIDSLAVGVTEHPDISRITIVVNVEDLPLEQVTKQLNKLVNVLKIVELEPSAAIQRELVLVKVRADNETRSQIVEIVQLFRAKTVDVSPEAVTIEATGSSDKLDAMLKMLEQFGIKELVQSGTIAIGRGARSITDRSLRALDRSA
- the ilvC gene encoding ketol-acid reductoisomerase, with protein sequence MAELFYDDDADLSIIQGRKVAVIGYGSQGHAHALSLRDSGVDVRVGLHEGSKSKAKAEEQGLRVVTPSEAAAEADVIMILVPDPIQAQVYEESIKDNLKDGDALFFGHGLNIRYGFIKPPAGVDVALVAPKGPGHLVRRQYEEGRGVPCIAGVEQDATGNAFALALSYAKGIGGTRAGVIKTTFTEETETDLFGEQAVLCGGTSALVKAGFETLVEAGYQPEIAYFECLHELKLIVDLMYEGGLEKMRWSVSETAEWGDYVTGPRIITDQTKAEMKKVLAEIQDGTFAKNWMDEYHGGLKKYNEYKTQDENHLLETTGKELRKLMSWVDNEEA
- the serA gene encoding phosphoglycerate dehydrogenase, with protein sequence MSTAPRKPVVLIAEELSPATVDALGPDFEIRHCNGADRAELIPAIADVDAILVRSATKVDAEAIAAAKKLRVVARAGVGLDNVDVSSATKAGVMVVNAPTSNIVTAAELACGLLVATARNIPQANTALKNGEWKRSKYTGVELSEKTLGVVGLGRIGVLVAQRMSAFGMKIVAYDPYVQPARAAQMGVKLLTLDELLEVSDFITVHLPKTPETLGLIGDEALHKVKPTVRIVNAARGGIVDEEALYSALKEGRVAGAGLDVYAKEPCTDSPLFQFDQVVCTPHLGASTDEAQEKAGISVATSVRLALAGELVPDAVNVQGGVIAEDVRPGLPLAEKLGRIFTALAGEVAVRLDVEVYGEITQHDVKVLELSALKGVFEDVIDETVSYVNAPLFAQERGVEVRLTTSSESPDHRNVVTVRGTLSDGEEVAVSGTLAGPKHLQKIVAVGDYDIDLALADHMVVARYEDRPGVVGTVGRILGEAGLNIAGMQVARQEEGGEALVVLTVDDTVPQPVLNEIAEEIGATSARSVNLTD
- a CDS encoding peptidase inhibitor family I36 protein, with product MTVKRTLASAATAVLLLAGALAAAASPAGAADCPSGEFCTWENADFSGQRANWSGDDHWWESWIADEDSSWANHGISGPGIKDHVKVYSSANLGGHMTICLAPGQEVNYNGAANDNGDSHTWAMGC
- a CDS encoding helix-turn-helix domain-containing protein → MKGDYQDLVDEISGLLGAPATLENRDFELIAFGAHDSDDDSAMDPVRTRSILTRKSTPAVRAWFEGFGIARATGPVRIPAAPEAGVFRDRICLPVRHRAIVLGYVWLLDADPGPTHEQLSAAMEVTDRIGLLLADEERAGTDLSREFRAVLTAERGWQYDMALAALRTALGPDADGLHAVVCVAPWPSGEAPSARTVAGASALCTVPWLWPTAAVAYGSPGDTRSGTGGGAAGRRQPGGEATGPGATGHGGRTGRGASGGEAAGGGTGTGASRAGNHSGARAAEAQPSDTEDGGHALAVLVRLRATDVLAPAVTAAGRLSGTTGSAGSASAGPAVAGIALPRRGIGDLSTSWREAASAARAARAEPRLGPIADWASIGPYRLLTALPPAPSPDPATAPLLGPAHAELARTAEVFLDCAGQAGRAASALGIHRQTLYYRLSRVEQLTGLDLDEGEDRLLLHMALKAVRL